A single Ptiloglossa arizonensis isolate GNS036 chromosome 2, iyPtiAriz1_principal, whole genome shotgun sequence DNA region contains:
- the LOC143143815 gene encoding zinc finger CCHC domain-containing protein 24 isoform X2 produces the protein MAACHPRPLVQHLQLQEPAQVGLGSINGIANQTQKPLQQPHYSPHLLNWVYLAIADQNHGHQPDQSKLLPTIWNGFPTPASQSYLHRGGLSPSGAIGGNLTDSIGDLADHFTELGLLDRKPTKRPPPSYLCHLCFKKGHYIKDCPQARPKGEGLTPYQGKKRCFGEYKCPKCKRKWMSGNSWANMGQECIKCHINVYPHKQRPLEKPDGLDVSDQSKVHPQHLCEKCKTLGYYCRRDQ, from the exons ATGGCCGCCTGTCACCCGAGACCGTTGGTCCAGCACCTGCAGCTGCAGGAGCCGGCCCAGGTAGGCCTTGGATCCATCAACGGCATCGCTAACCAAACACAGAAACCGCTTCAGCAACCCCACTATTCGCCCCACCTGCTCAACTGGGTCTATCTCGCGATCGCCGATCAGAATCACGGACACCAACCGGACCAG AGCAAACTTCTACCGACGATCTGGAACGGTTTCCCGACACCAGCCTCGCAGAGTTACTTGCACCGTGGCGGACTGAGTCCTTCCGGCGCGATCGGTGGCAACCTGACCGACAGTATCGGCGATCTCGCGGACCATTTCACGGAACTGGGCCTACTGGACCGAAAACCGACCAAGAGGCCGCCACCCAGTTACCTGTGCCACCTGTGCTTCAAGAAGGGCCACTACATCAAGGACTGCCCGCAG GCACGTCCGAAGGGCGAGGGACTGACGCCGTACCAGGGGAAAAAACGATGCTTCGGGGAGTACAAGTGTCCCAAGTGCAAACGCAAGTGGATGTCGGGGAACAGCTGGGCGAATATGGGCCAGGAATGCATCAAGTGCCACATAAACGTCTATCCGCACAAACAG AGACCGCTGGAGAAACCGGACGGGCTGGACGTGTCCGATCAGAGCAAGGTACACCCCCAACACCTCTGCGAGAAATGCAAGACGCTTGGTTACTATTGCCGAAGAGATCAGTAA
- the LOC143143815 gene encoding zinc finger CCHC domain-containing protein 24 isoform X1, with protein sequence MAACHPRPLVQHLQLQEPAQVGLGSINGIANQTQKPLQQPHYSPHLLNWVYLAIADQNHGHQPDQSKLLPTIWNGFPTPASQSYLHRGGLSPSGAIGGNLTDSIGDLADHFTELGLLDRKPTKRPPPSYLCHLCFKKGHYIKDCPQVARPKGEGLTPYQGKKRCFGEYKCPKCKRKWMSGNSWANMGQECIKCHINVYPHKQRPLEKPDGLDVSDQSKVHPQHLCEKCKTLGYYCRRDQ encoded by the exons ATGGCCGCCTGTCACCCGAGACCGTTGGTCCAGCACCTGCAGCTGCAGGAGCCGGCCCAGGTAGGCCTTGGATCCATCAACGGCATCGCTAACCAAACACAGAAACCGCTTCAGCAACCCCACTATTCGCCCCACCTGCTCAACTGGGTCTATCTCGCGATCGCCGATCAGAATCACGGACACCAACCGGACCAG AGCAAACTTCTACCGACGATCTGGAACGGTTTCCCGACACCAGCCTCGCAGAGTTACTTGCACCGTGGCGGACTGAGTCCTTCCGGCGCGATCGGTGGCAACCTGACCGACAGTATCGGCGATCTCGCGGACCATTTCACGGAACTGGGCCTACTGGACCGAAAACCGACCAAGAGGCCGCCACCCAGTTACCTGTGCCACCTGTGCTTCAAGAAGGGCCACTACATCAAGGACTGCCCGCAGGTG GCACGTCCGAAGGGCGAGGGACTGACGCCGTACCAGGGGAAAAAACGATGCTTCGGGGAGTACAAGTGTCCCAAGTGCAAACGCAAGTGGATGTCGGGGAACAGCTGGGCGAATATGGGCCAGGAATGCATCAAGTGCCACATAAACGTCTATCCGCACAAACAG AGACCGCTGGAGAAACCGGACGGGCTGGACGTGTCCGATCAGAGCAAGGTACACCCCCAACACCTCTGCGAGAAATGCAAGACGCTTGGTTACTATTGCCGAAGAGATCAGTAA